From the Papilio machaon chromosome 13, ilPapMach1.1, whole genome shotgun sequence genome, the window CAATTCcgtttataatttagaattatataGGCCGGtataaagtattatattaaatttatcggATAAATtcatatatgaaaaaattttgttttctttctgGAATAAtcttattcataatattttataaaccttactaataattcaataaattaacaactcAACACTAAAAATATGTAGCTTGTTTTGACATCTGAGATCTAGATTTCCTTTAGATGCCTAGATGTCAAATCAAATGTGTGTGACAAGTGATGATAATAAAAAgtgataaaatttgtataaagtactcttttaaattgaattatatatGCCATAATTATGCGTCACGCATGCAAATAAGTAAGGTTTTTTTCTTCATCTAGTATAATTCACACAAAAACGTGTAAAAATGGATACCAAAGAAGTTGTCGACCACTTGGTGGCTTTAAAAGTTATGAGACTCACTAAACCTGCTCTGATAAGTCCCAAAATAGTAACATgtgattttaaagatttaccaggaaatattttaaacaattttttgaaaGACGATGCGACGTCAGTGGTGCAGATGGAAACTTTAGCGGCAGGTCAATTTCTCTTATTACCTCAAAGTTTTGGTAACATTTATCTCGGAGAAACATTTTCATGTTACGTTTGTGTACATAATGAGACCTCGCAAGCTGTGCAGAGTGTGTCTATAAAAGCTGATTTACAAACAAGCTCACAGAGGATTCCTTTATCAACACAAAATCAATCTCCAGTGATGCTGGATGTTGATGAAACATTAGGTGATGTTATTCACCATGAAGTTAAAGATTTGGGCACTCATATTTTAGTATGTGAGGTAACATACATGTCAAATTACAATACACTAGCCTCATTcagaaaattctttaaatttgaAGTTATGAAACCATTGGatgtcaaaacaaaattttataatgctGAATCTGACGATGTCTTCTTAGAAACTCAAATACAGAATATCACCTCGGGTCCAATAACTCTTGAACAAGTATCTCTTGAAAGCTCTCAACATTTCTCAGTCCAATCACTGAACGAAGTGGACAAAGATTTATCAGTTTTTGGTTATGTAACTTTACTCCAACCTCAAGAAAGTTGCCAATATTTGTATCGTTTAACACCAAAGGAAACAATTTCTAGTGAAACTAAACACATAATAGCTCCGAAGAATATAGGAAAACTAGATATTGTCTGGAGATCAAACTTAGGAGAGAAAGGGAGACTGCAAACCAGTCAGTTGCAAAGAATAACTCCTGATTATGGGGACATAAGGCTTTTGTATGTGGATTTACCCAGTAAAGTGTCTGTTAATGAGccatttgattttaaatgcaaGATAGTTAATGCAAGTGAGAGAACattagatttaatattgaaattacgtTCTCTCCAAGATTCTAGTCTTTTATGGTGTGGGATATCCAATAGGAAGTTAGGGCCATTAGAACCAGGTGGTGTCAAATACATTGATCTAACTGCTCTACCAATAAGTACAGGCCTACATGTTATTACAGGAGTATCACTAGtagatttattcttaaaaagaaCATATGATTATGATGACTTGGCGtcagtttatgttttttaggtaataagcaattttaaactaaaaatgtgGTAATGAAAATTTCTATCATCAAGCCTTTTGCAGATCTTCAATTCCTTTGCTGTGTTTCATGTATTAGTAtaggttttaaattaaataaagtatatatgttgtatgtattgtatgttgataatattagtaaatatttaaacattatacaaTGGAAAATatgatatcaattaaaaatatgtaaattaactttaaaattaaaccctATAGTTTCTAAGGATTTGGTTTATCCAAGCTgtataagttaaatattttaatatgttattatttaaattataattttttagccTTTACAGTAGTTCTACAAATATctgtttttattgaatacaGTATGTATgttctttcttctttcttgtaatatttactttgtaagTTAATGTGAAActgtatattatttgtttatttacgaatttaaattaaatactagtggtatccatatttttttagcaaattttgttttatttctatttttttttttgatatagtccctttcaaaaatatattagattttgcTAACTTGAAAAAAAGACAGGAAGAAGGAGTAAAATGTAGTGTGTGGCACTTAGCTTCAGCCAAGGTAAAATGATATTATTGTTACCTATGTTTACCAAATCTGGTGACTCCTAGCTCGAGTAAGATTTTTGCGCAATAACTGTTTTTATGCAGAATCAAATGAATGCTAACTATTTTTCTGAGCAAGAATCTAGAGCTATAAAAGTTATGACAAAAAATCAACATGTGTCAACTGTCACTGTTATTCAATTAAAGTTTACTGAAAGTTCACCCATCTTGCATCCATCACTTTTACTCGTAAATCACCATCAACGAGGAGTCGGAATAGGGGAAACTAGTATAAGCTTTATGAAAGAAGATGGTTTTAATCAAAGAATATAGAATTTGCATGCCTATGACTGTCGAGGAGGTAACATTTTTGTCaaaatcattaatataaaaattctgtttaaaaattgcaatGTTACAGTTATATGCGTTTCCAATTTAGTCAACgtatttgcattttaattttagtaccGCATAGGTCAACTGTATATGATAGCTCGTCATAGCTATGAACAATCAAATAATGGCGAGGGCGTGGAGGTAATCGCCAATGAGGAAGTAAATGACGAGGCTAATGGAACAGGACAATTTACTGAGAAGAGGATAcatttatccaggttcgaGCAGCTTTCAAAagcctaaataattatttatcattatgtTTAGCACCATAACATCctttctaatttatattttataagaaaatatgttgACCACTTAACTGTGCATGCTGTGAAAACGGTTttgtgaattatgttgtttcagaatttctttttaatgccAACAattcaatacatatttttactattaaacctttttacttattaatgttaataactTATGTGCATGTTCTTTTACAGTCACCTTCCTTATTGGATCCAATCTTTCcttccaaaaatattttatataacagaaAAAGCATGGAATTATTATCCATATACAATTACGGGTAAGTTCACcccttaaatatgttttaacatatttgtgTTCTTTATTGTAtgagttattaataattgataatattattttcatgttcAAATCACATCTGAATACCTACAGAGTATAcggtatgtaatttaaaactatttttgcagtacttcttttatttttttatttatatattgatttcttttttcagTGCTCTTTTATACCAAAATTCTCAATTTCTATTCAAACAAGATATGAGGATAATAATGGAACATCAGAAAATGTAAGCTAACTTAAATACAGGACAAGTTTTTCCttaaaatgtatgaattatACAATGTTACATTGAGGTACTTCTTTCAGTGTCTTGGTTTGACTTCAGAAGAATGTGAATCAAGgcaaattgattttatagatATTGCATACGATGAAATTAAACCACATCATTATAAAGAGGCGGAGGATCCGAAGTTTTATAAATCAGAGAAGTCGGGCAGGGGACCGTTACCTGAGGGCTGGATGCAAACACAACAACCCATTATGTGCTGTTATAAAAgtgttaatgttaaatttgaaGTGTGGGGCTTACAAACAAGAGTAGAAGAGTATGTACAAGGGGTatgtacagtcaaaatctgttataacgacatcgaagggactactcatattgagtcgtaaaaaccgatagttgtaacaaccggtgagaggtattaataggaaagatatgtatattcatgtaggaaattaaaccgcattttgtttacttcaatacaaacgtataatataaaagaacaatgtcatttttccatcatttttgtatgcataaagtctgtaattttagtttgtttgaaaCACTTCTGTCGTGCATACACATTTTGTAACTCACGTTGGATTTTAATCAGCGTATCGTCACAATTTCCCTGCATGTGGAACTCttcattaaaaagaacaatctTTCGTAATACACTAACAGCATTAAGACCGTCAATCAAAGTTGGCACTGTAAATTGTTCTTCCGAGTCTTCCTGTTCATTTTCGCACTGACAACAAACTGACTAAAGAGATATGACGAAGCGGGCCTTGAGGCTACGGCatgcatttgtttgtttctaagaattacaaaagaccctaaactttgtttatttttacgatAATAGCCATTGACTATTATACTGTGCCAGATGTGGATACTGTTACctattcaaattgtttacaatacaGCTGAGCCGGTCGTTCTACAGATATAATTCTCCgaaaaaattaaccaaatgTAGTCGGTAATGCGGTATGTCGTAGTAAACAATGTCGTAAAAACCAATGTTTTCGATAAAGCGgtcatataacattcagccaggacctttgattttggtcaatgtaaccggtatgttgttctaaacgatgtcaccataaacggttttgactgtatttaaaaaaaacaatcaatttttttttatttgatcactgattaaaataactttatgcacttgtaacattaataagtaaggtaatttagtattatataacactactagctgtcgcacgcgattccgttcgcacggaattaagaaaaaatgtcttcattagtagcctatgtgttctttcagactttgttctacatcagtgccaaatttcagcaagatctgttgagccgttccagagataccttcaaacaaacatccatccatctatccatctaaacattcacatttataatataagtatgatTAGTTGAAAAAGgtctttgtttgtttttatgtgtttaatttttttttaggctATTAGAGATATCCTTTTACTTGGCCATCGGCAGGCATTCacttggatggatgaatggttTAATATGACTATTGAAGATGTTAGGAATTATGAGAAGGATATGCAAGAGAAGACCAACATGAAGGTATATATCTTGatcattttcattacaaaaacaCCCATCCAAAAACATATCTCCATACCTCTTATCCCCTTTGAAAACATAGAGATAGCtacagttgaacctggataagcaagaAACCACTATAAGCGAGATCTGGTCCCTACAGATAATTACCACAAGCGAGAAATTCTGAGTTGAGAGAAACCTCTTCAAACAAGATAAATATCATGGTCTCTTAGACTCTTGCTTATCCAGGTACAACTGTATGTTTTTCTAAATAGCAGGTTAAGAAAGATTGTATTTGATGTGTATAAAgcttatgttaaaatactttaaatgttttcagataAAGGTTTGCTTAGATAATGCGGAGGAATCAGAGAAAGCGAAGGAAACATCACAACCCCAAACTCCAAAGTCTCCGAAAACTCCAAAAAGTGGTTCCAGTACACCATCAGCTGAAGGCAGGTCATGGTTCAACTGGTCatgaattatttcaaacaatagTTAATTAGATCTCAATGTAGTAATAGGGTTATGTTTCGACATGTGTTCAACGGTTGCCTTGAACCAAAGAGCAAGGAAAACTAGCTACCATTCGGTTGAAATCCGAccataaattaatatcaataaatttatttttatcttatagaGCTTTGTTCATCCATTTGcgcaatttccttaaaaaggcGTACTAAGTTTTGTgttcatataataatatacagattataaattacaaagtttttcGTTTAATCCTGAATGGGATAATAAAGTTGGCACTTAATAATCTAAGGATGCAGTTTCATTAGTCGTTATCACCCAAATGCAATGTTCGAAAGATTTTTGTTCATGTATGTCGTAGGGTCTGCACATGAGAACTGTATTTATTAGTTGCTGTGGCTCGTTTgcgttgaatattttttaccacGTATACTCATCATCCCCGCACGACGTTTGTATCGACCGAGTTACGGATTAATGAAATTGCACCATAATAGAGTACCAACAGGCAGATGAATGCGAACAATATGTTCCGTTCAgaattataatgtatttagtaaaattacagGGTAAGTACTAACTCGTGATTTGTATCAGTTACCATcaaatgtactttattttaaattgcatagTATTATTTAGAACATTGTCAATTTAGGaagtatagttatttttttttttataaacacatgGTTGATGTTTCTGTTGTTGttactaacatttttatttaggtactctgtttatttataaataatttaaaataatcagttATATAGGCCTATCACTCTTATTACGATGagtaatgttaattaattctgTCACATATTACTGTGttctcttttttataattaatacgtcaaataaagtatttaacgcgatttaattttagttcttcttatattacttaaaattgttttgtttattaggATATCAGAAAATTTGgttcacaaaaaaatatagtattttaaagtattagaAATCAACTCTAATTTCCATGTCATCAGTgtgtctaaaa encodes:
- the LOC106717844 gene encoding trafficking protein particle complex subunit 13, with the translated sequence MDTKEVVDHLVALKVMRLTKPALISPKIVTCDFKDLPGNILNNFLKDDATSVVQMETLAAGQFLLLPQSFGNIYLGETFSCYVCVHNETSQAVQSVSIKADLQTSSQRIPLSTQNQSPVMLDVDETLGDVIHHEVKDLGTHILVCEVTYMSNYNTLASFRKFFKFEVMKPLDVKTKFYNAESDDVFLETQIQNITSGPITLEQVSLESSQHFSVQSLNEVDKDLSVFGYVTLLQPQESCQYLYRLTPKETISSETKHIIAPKNIGKLDIVWRSNLGEKGRLQTSQLQRITPDYGDIRLLYVDLPSKVSVNEPFDFKCKIVNASERTLDLILKLRSLQDSSLLWCGISNRKLGPLEPGGVKYIDLTALPISTGLHVITGVSLVDLFLKRTYDYDDLASVYVF
- the LOC106717850 gene encoding cytoplasmic phosphatidylinositol transfer protein 1, which produces MVLIKEYRICMPMTVEEYRIGQLYMIARHSYEQSNNGEGVEVIANEEVNDEANGTGQFTEKRIHLSSHLPYWIQSFLPKIFYITEKAWNYYPYTITEYTCSFIPKFSISIQTRYEDNNGTSENCLGLTSEECESRQIDFIDIAYDEIKPHHYKEAEDPKFYKSEKSGRGPLPEGWMQTQQPIMCCYKSVNVKFEVWGLQTRVEEYVQGAIRDILLLGHRQAFTWMDEWFNMTIEDVRNYEKDMQEKTNMKIKVCLDNAEESEKAKETSQPQTPKSPKTPKSGSSTPSAEGRSWFNWS